ACAACCCGCCGCACGCCAAGACCCCGGTGTCACCCACGCTCCTCGGCCGGCTGCTGGACGAGGTGCCCGCCCTCGTCGGGCTGAAGACCGCGAGCGGCGACGACGACTGGTACGCCGCCGTACGCCCGTACGCCGAGCGCTGCTCCGTCTTCGTCCCCGGCCACCTGCTCGCCACCGGCATCGCCCGCGGCGCGCACGGCAGTTACTCCAACGTCGCCGCCCTCGCCCCGGCGGGCTCCGTCCGCTGGTACGAGTCGATGCACGCCGACCCGGCCGCCGCCCGGGACGTCGAGCGCCGGCTCGCCGAGCTGTTCCGCCGGCACATCGCGCCGCTCCAGGTCCGCGGCCTGTCGAATCCGGCGCTCGACAAGTTCCTCGCCGCCGTGGGCGGTTGGGCCGACACGGGGGTACGCACCCGGTGGCCGGCCACCCCCGCGCCCGAGGAGGCCGTGCTCCCCGCCCGCCGCGACGCCCGGGAGCTGGTCCCGGAACTTTTTTCTCTCTGATGACAAAGTTATGGACAGGCCCGGACGAAGTCCTTAGGCTCAGCGCCGCACCCGCCCGGAATCCGAAGGTTCTTCCCGCCCCCTTTCGCGTCTGGAGGAACGAATGTCCGCACGGCTGTACCACCGTGTCCGCAGACGGATGACCACGGTGCTCGCGGCGGCCTTCCTCGTCGGCGGGGTCTGGGCCGCACCCGCCGGCGCCGATCCCGCACCCGATCCCGACCGGGCCCCCGGCCCGCAGAACCAGCCCTTCGCCGAACTCCCGCCGCAGGAGCCCGGCGTGACGCTGCGCACGTACGACGTGCAGGTCCCGCTCGAGGAGATCTGCACGCTCAAGCCCGCGCAGACCCCGAACGTCGACAAGCTCATGCCGCAGATCGACTTCTCGACCGCCGGGGACTTCGGCTTCGAGGACAACTTCGTCTCGCACACCACCGCCAACATCAACGTGCCCCAGGACGGCACGTACACCTTCCGCCTCACCAGCGACGACGGCTCGCGGCTGCTCATCGACAACCAGGTCGTCATCGACCACGACGGGCTGCACGGCACCGATCCCCCCAAGGACGGCACCGTCGAGCTGACCGCCGGCTACCACTCGCTCTTCATCGAGCACTTCGAGCGCGGCGGCGGCCAGCAGGTCACCCTGGCCTGGCAGCCCCCGGGCGCCAGTGGCTTCGCCACCGTGCCGAACTCGGTGCTCAGCACCGACGCCGGCGTCGTCCGCGTCACCGCGCCGGGCCGCAAGGAGTGCGAGGGCTACACCGACTCGCCCGGCGACGGCCTGCCGCTGAACAGCGTCCACCCGGACTTCACGCTGACCGACCTGCGCCCGGACGGCTTCGAGCCGCAGGTCACCGCGATGGACTGGCTGCCGGACGACCGGCTCGCCGTGACCACCTGGGGCGGCACCGACAACGTCACCGGCGAGGTCTACCTCCTCGACAACGTCACCGGCGACACCTCGCCGGAGAAGGTGACGGTGAAGAAGGTCGCCGAGGGCCTGAAGGAGCCGCAGGGCATCAAGTACGTCGAGGGCGATCTCTACGTCTCGCAGAAGCACGAGCTGACGCGGCTGAAGGACGAGGACGGCGACGAGGTCACCGACGCGTACGAGACCGTCGCCACCTGGCCGTTCAGCGACAACTTCCACGAGTTCGCCTTCGGCCTGCTCTACAAGGACGGGTTCTTCTACCTGAACCTGTCCGTCGCCATCAACTACGGCGGCGCCACCACCGACCCGCAGCCCTCCGAGAACCGCGGTACGACCATCAAGGTCAACCGCAAGACGGGCCAGATCAGTTACGTCGCCGGCGGCCTGCGCACCCCCAACGGCATCGGCTGGGGGCCGAAGGACGACCTGTTCGTCCTCGACAACCAGGGCGGCTGGCTGCCGTCGTCGAAGCTCCTGCACGTCAAGCAGGACCGCTTCTTCAACCACTACACCAACCCCGACGGGCCGTTCGACGACAAGCCCGTCACCCAGCCCGTGCTCTGGCTGCCGCAGAACGAGATAGCCAACTCGCCCAGCACGCCGCTGTACATGGACAAGGGCACCTTCGCGGGCCAGCTCCTCTTCGGCGACGTCACCTACGGCGGCATCCAGCGGGCCGACCTGCAGAAGGTCGAGGGCGAGTACCAGGGCGCGGTCTTCCGCATGACCCAGGGCCTGGAGGCCGGCGTCAACCGCATCAGCATGGGCCCCGACGGCGCGATCTACGCCGGCGGCCTGGGCGCGGGCGGCAACTGGGGCCAGCCGGGCAAGCTGAAGCACGGCCTGCAGAAGCTGACGCCCGGCGGGAACGAGGCGTTCGACATCGTCTCCATGGACGCCACCGAGACCGGCTTCGAGATGAGCTACACGAAGCCGCTGTCGCAGGAGACCGCCGACGCGCTCGCCGAGAGCTACTCGGTCACCCAGTGGCGCTACGTCCCCACCCCCGAGTACGGCGGGCCCAAGGTGGACGAGGAGGTGCTGCCGGTGACCTCCGCGAAGCTGTCGGACGACCGCAAGAAGGTCACCCTGGAGATCCCCGGCCTGAAGCCCGGCCACGTGGTGCACGTGCGCTCGCCGCGCCCGTTCACCGCCGAGGGCGGCCAGGAGCTGTGGAGCACTGAGGCGTGGTACACGCTGAACAACATCCCCGGTGACGAGGACCGCGTGCCCACCGCGTACGAGGCCGAGGAGGCCCGGCTCGAGGGCGGCGCGAACCTGGCCGACGACCACGCCGGCCACTCCGGCCGCGGCTTCGTCGCCGGCTACGGCACCAAGGGCGCCTCCACCACGTTCGACGTCACGACCGAGAAGGGAGGCACCTACGACGTCGGACTGCGCTACTCCAACGGCCCGAACCCCTTCACCGGCACCAAGACGGTCAGCATGTACGTCAACGGCACGAAGGTGAAGCAGGCGCAGCTCGCGTCCACCGGCACCTGGCAGGAGTGGACGACCAGGACCGAGAAGGTCTCGCTGCGCGCGGGCGGGAACACCATCCGCTACGTCAACGAGGGCGACGACACCGGGCACGTCAACCTCGACATGATCAGCGTCCACCGCAGCGGCGAGCCCGTCACGCTCTTCGACGGCGCGGACCGCTCCGCCTTCCAGCACGTGGACGGAAGGACGCCGGAGTGGCCGCTGCTCGACGGCGAGGCCATGGAGGTCTGCTGCGGCGACATCCGCACCAAGAAGGCGTACGAGGACTTCAAGCTGCACGTGGAGTTCTGGCTGCCCGAACTGCCGCCGGACGTCACCGGGCAGGACCGCGCCAACAGCGGCGTGTACCTCCAGGAGCGGTACGAGGTCCAGATCCTGGACTCGTACGGCAAGGACCCGCTGGCGAACGACGACGCCGCCGCCATCTACAAGAAGAAGGCGGCCGACGTGAACGCGGCGAAGCCGCCGGGGACCTGGCAGACGTACGACATCACCTTCCGGGCCGCCCGCTTCGACGCGGACGGCAAGAAGACCGAGGACGCACGCATCTCGGTGGTGTGGAACGGCGTCAAGGTCCAGGACGACGTCGCCGTCGACGGCCCCACCGGGGCCGGGAAGCCGGAGACGCCGGTCGCCGGCGCCATCCGGCTCCAGGACCACGGCAACGCGGTCCGCTACCGCAACATCACCGTCCAGCCCCTGTGATCAGGCGGTGAGTTCACCGGCCCCGGAGCCCCTGGCTCCGGGGCCGGTTCTCTTCCGGGCCGCGGCTTCACGGGCTGCGGGCCGACCTCGGCACCGGCGTGTGCCCGGGCGGCGCGGGAAAGCGACCAAAGTCGTACCCGCCGCATCGCTCCGCAGACCTTCGGCCGATCCGCCGCCCCGCCCCGCGTCCGTAGCGTCGCCGGGGACCGGCAGGAAGGACGACCGACGATGGATTCCGGAGCACCCGCGATGTCCCGTGACGACCGCGACGGCGGCGAACCAGGCGGTGAGCCCGGGGGCGGCCCCTCCGGCGACCCCCTCGCCAAGCGCGCCGCCGCCACGGTGGGCCCCGGCCTGCTGTACCGCCTGCTGCTGCTCGCCGGGCTGCCGGCGCTCGGCCTCTTCCTCGGCTGGCTCGTCCCGCGCGTCGCGGACGAGGTCGCCGGGCTGGAGTGGGCGCCGATGCGCGGCCCGTTCGAGCTGGTGGCCTCCTTCGACGACGGCTGGACCGCGGTCGCGGGTCCCGTCGTCGGGCTGGTGCTGGGGCTGGCCGGCGGGCTCCTCGTGTACGTGCTGGCGATGCGCGTGACCTTCGAGGGCGACACCGTACGGATCGACAAGGACGGCGAGTCCCGCATCCTGGCCCGCGCCGAGGTCGCCGCCGCCTTCCTGGACAAGGACCGGCTGGTGATCCTCGACGCCGCCTCCCGCCAACTGCTGCGCAGGCCCACCGATCTGGAGCCCGCCGACCTCGCCCGTGGTTTCACCGCGCACGGCTACCGGTGGCTGCACGAGGACCCGTACGCCGGCTGCTACCACCGCTGGGTCCGCGACTCCGCGGAGCTGTCCGCGGCGGCCAACGCCGTGCTGAAGGCCCGGGAGCACGCGCTCGGGAAGAAGAACGCCACCGACGCGGAGGAGCTGCGCGAGGAGGCGCAGCGCCTCGGCTACGTGCTGCGTGAGGAGGGCACCCGCCAGTACTGGCGCCCGCTGCGGCCCGGAGCCGCGGAAGACTGAGCACGGCCCGTACGGCGCCGCCCGCGGGACGGTGCCGTACGGACGTCAGTCGAGACCGGGCAGGGCCGCGAGGCGGCGGTGGTCGGCGGGGGAGTCGCGGCGGTCGAGCCGGGTCTCCAGCAGCCGCCTGGCCGCCTCGCACCGGCCGCCCGACACCAGCGCGAACAGCAGCGTCTCCTCCACCACTTCGCGCTGCGCCGCGCTGCCGCCGACCTTGCGCAGCACCGGCCGGATCGACTCCAGCCGCGCCACCGCGTCCGGCCACCGCTCCTCCAGCACCGCCTCCAGCGCCTCGCAGAGCGGTGCCACGACCTCGCGCTGCACCGGGTCCGCGCCCGCCGCGTGCGTACGGAGCCGGCGCAGCGCCGCCAGGTCGCCCGCGGCGGTCAGCGCCACCGCGCTGTGCATCGCGGTGAACGGCGTCGCCGGCCGCTCCACGACCTCCCGCTCGACCGCCGCCAGCACGCCCTCCACGGGCTGCTCGCCGGTCCAGCACCCCGACATCCGGGCCCGCCAGAGCAGCGACCCCGAGTCCACCAGCGCCCGCACCCCGTTCACCCGGCCCGGCGCCAACTGGGCGAACCAGCGCCGCCGTACCGCGTCCGGGTCGTCGAGCGCCAGTTCGTGCAGCGCGACGTGCCAGGAGAAGTGCGCCCGGTGCGTGGCGCCGCGGCCCTGGTCGCCGATCCAGCCGTCCAGCCAGTCCCGCCCGCGCTCGTGGGCCCCGGTCTCGTAGTGCACGTGGGCGAGCGCGTGCACCGCGTGCCCCGCGGCCGGCTCCACGGCCAGCGCCCGCCGGGCCAGCTCCCCGGCCTCGTCGAAGCGGCCGTCGTCCTGGCGCATGAAGGCCAGCAGCGAGGTGTGGAACCAGTGCCCCTCGTACGCGGACGTGGTGCGCTCCACCAGCCGGCGGGCCATCGCGCCGTCCAGGTCGGTGACGCCGGAGAACGCGATGGTCGGCACGGCGACGCTCAGCGCCAGCGCGTCCCCCGGATACGCGGCCAGGTGCCGGGTCAGCGCCTCGTCGCCGCCGGAGCCGGCGATCCGGCGGGTGACGACCTCCACGAAGGCCCGCTCGCGCTCGTCCGCGCGCTCGCGCGCCGCGCGCTGCGCGTCGGCCAGCGCCCGCGGCACGTCGACGTCCGCGCCGCACTCGTGCCCGACGAGCGCGAGCGCGGCGTGCCCGAGCGCGAAGCCCGGGTCCAGCTCCACGGCGCGGGCGAGCGCGGTCCCGGCGCCGGCGCGGACCTTCAGCAGCCGCTCGAGCCCCGTGCGGTAAGCGGCGGCGGCAGCGGCGTGCGTGGAGACGGGCAGGCCGTTGAGGTCGGTGGGCCGGCGCCGGCCCCGTACCGGCTCGCGCAGCGGCTCCAGCACGGCGGCGGCGACCTCGGCGGCCTGGACACGGATCTCCGGCACGGCGGTGGTCTCCCACAACTCGCCGCGGCGCGCGGCGCCGAGGGTGAACAGCGGCGGGGGAGCGGCGCCGGGGAAGCCGGCCCGTATCGCCGGGGCGTGACCCGGGCGCAGCCGGCCGGCGTCGGTGGCCACCCCGATGCCCAGCGGGCCCGGCGTGGCCGTGCCGTCCGCGAGCAGCCCCCGCCACAGCGGGTCGGCGCACTCCTCGACGCGCAGCCCGGGCCCCGTGCAGTCGACCACCCAGCCGACGTGCAGCGTCCGGCCGCCGCTCAGGGTGACGGCCAGGCCGCCGTCGGGGCCCTCGGCGACGTCCCGCACCTGCCCGCTGTGCAGCCGCAGCCGCCGCGCCGCCAGCGCCCGCTGCACGGACTCCGCGGTGGCCGGGGGCATGCGGTGCCGGTGGACGTTCCAGCGGGAGGCGTCGCGGGCCAGGAAGTCGGCCCGGTCGTCGTCGGAGAGCCGGGCCCACATCGCCTGCGTCAGCGGGCGCAGCCCGTCCACGGCGGGGCGCCAGTCGCCGTGGGCGCGTACGGCGGCGGCCACGTGGCGGCGTACGGCGGCGCGCAGCTCCGCCAGCGGCAGGCCGGGCAGGCCGGGGTCCGCCTGGAGGGGCGGCAGTGCGGTCAGGGCGTGCGGGCGGGGCAGTTCGCCGCCGCGGGAGACGGCGTGCACGCGGCGGCCGGACCGCTCCAGGCTCAGCGCCATGTCCACGGCGGTCAGGCCGGTGCCGACGAGCAGCACGTCGTCGGCGGCGTGGGCGTCCCCGGCGAGCGCGTCGAGGGCGCCGGGGGCCCAGGGGTCGGGGACGAAGCGGTCGCTGGCGCGCAGGGCCGCGGGGGCCCAGCCGCGGGGGCCGGGCGCGGGTCCGGTGGCGAGGACGACGCTGTCGGCCCGCTGGGTGCGACCGTCGGCGAGGCGCAGGGCGGCGCGCCCGCCGGCGGTCCACGTACAGCCCGTCGCCTTCGTCCGCAGCCTGCTCACCGCGACGGTGCCGTGGGCGCGGATGACGGCCTGGCCGAGGGAGTCGGCGAGATAGGCGCCGTAGCGGTGGCGGGAGACGAAGTCGCAGGCGGCGGCGGCCGGCTCGCCGTGGGCGCGGAGCCAGCGCACGAAGTGCGTGGGGTCGTCCGGGTAGCAGCTCATGCCGCCGGCCGGGACGTTCAGCCGGTGCCGCGGGTCGGGGGTGGCGTAAGCGACGCCGCGGCCCGCCTCGGACGCCGGGTCGATCAGCACCAGCTCCAGCGGCGTGCTGCGGCGGATCGCGGTCTCGCAGAGCTGCATCGCGGTCAGTGCCCCCGCGGCGCCCGCGCCGACGACGGCCACGACGTGGCGGGCGGGACCAGCGGCGGGGGAAGACGAAGGCGCGGCCACGGTACCTCCAGCTGAGCCGGGAACGGACTCGTCCATGATCTCGCGTCCCGGGGACCGGTCCACCCCCGGGCACCTGTTGACGCGACGAGGCTACTGCTTTCATAATTCCTAGCACACCGATGGGAATACTAGGAAACAATGGGAGACAGTGAGCGGACCGCCAAAAGCCGGGCCGCGCCGGGCTCCACACAGACGGGCAGGGCCCTTCGCTAACCCGGAGGAGTGCGAAGGGCCCTGCTCCCCCGCTTCCGGCTCCCGCCGCCGCTCGTGCGCCCGCCCGGGTCACGGAAGCGCGCGTACGTGACCGGCGTGCGCTCCCTGAGACCTCCCCGCCGGCGCCAGCGCCGCCGGCGGGGGAGCCCGGGGAGTGCACGGCAACGGACATGCCCTCATGCTGCGTACCGCGCTGGCCTGCGTCAATGGTTTTCCTAGAAAATTGGTCGGAAAACTGTGGAATAGCTGAATGCCTACCCCTGGCCGGGGGTACGGGAGGGCCGCGGCGGGCCCGCTAGCCGGCCGGGTCCGGCGCCAGGCGCAGCGCGGCGATGGTCGTGGCGAGCATCTCGTAGTGCCCGGCGAGCAGCAGCAGTTCGATGGCCCCCTGCTCGTCCAGATGGGTCCGCAGCCGCCGCCAGAGCGCGTCGTCGAGGTCCCGGTCGTGGTGCAGCGCGTCGACCGCGGCGAGCAGCGCGCCCTCCCGCTCCGTCCACCCCTCCGCCCCGGGGCCCGCCTCGACCCGGGCGACGTCGGCGGGGGTGAGCCCGGCCCGGCGGCCGAGCCTGCGGTGGTGCTCGAACTCGTACGCGCAGTCGCACAGATGGGCCACCCGCAGGATCACCAGCTCCGTCTCCCGGCGCGGCAGTGTGCCGCGGGGCATCAGCCGGCCGGCGAACCGCAGCCAGCCGCGGAACAGCCGGCGGTGGCGGCCGAGCACGAGGAAGAGCGCGGGCGGCCGGGTGCCGGCGACGCGGCCCGCCGCGCGGCTGAGCAGCCAGGTGGCCGCGCCGACGTCGCGTCGTCCGCCGGGGGCGATGCGCGGCGCGCTCACCGCGCGCCCCCGTCCTTCCGCGGGCCCGGGTCGCCGCCCGGGGCGGGCCGCCCGGGCGGGCCCAGGACCGCGCGGCGCAGCAGCCGGTGGGTGGCGGAGTTCATCGCCCGCATCGCGAGCGCGTAGAGCGGCGGCGCCGCGCGCTGCAGCCCGTGCGCGGCCCGTACCCGGCCGGAGGTGTGCACCAGATAGCGGTTCCGCGCCACGCCCTTGAGGATCATCCCGGCGACCGCCTCCGGCGACTCCGCCTGCCTGCGGAAGCCCGCCTGGAGCCGCTTGAACGCCTTGCTCTCCTTGTCCACGCCGACGATCTCCACGGTCTCGGTCAGCGGCGTGTCCACCGCGCCCGGGCAGACCAGGCTGACGCCGATGCCGTGCCGGCGCAGGTCGAAGCGGAGCACTTCGGAGACGCCGCGCAGCCCGAACTTGCCGGCGCTGTACGCGGCGTGCCACGGCAGCCCGAGCAGGCCCGCCGCCGAGGAGACGTTGACCAGGTGCCCGCCGCGGCCGCCCGCGATCATCGGCGGCACGAACGTCTCGATGACGTGCACGGGGCCCATCAGATTCACCTCGACCATGGCGCGCCAGTGCCGGTGCTCCAGATGCTCAACCGTGCCCCACGCCGAGATCCCGGCGATGTTCATCACGACGTCCATCGGCCCGTCCGCCGCGGCGTGCACCTCGTCGGCCACGGCCCGTACGGCGTCGAGGTCGGCGATGTCGGCGGCGCCCGCGTAGCGCACGGTCCCGCCCCGGGCGCGTATCCGCGCGGCGGTGGCGTCGAGGCGGTCCCCGTCCAGGTCGGTGAGGTACAGCTCCGCGCCGCGGTCCGCGGCCAGCGCGGCGGTGGCGCGGCCGATGCCGCCCGC
The Streptomyces sp. CNQ-509 DNA segment above includes these coding regions:
- a CDS encoding SDR family oxidoreductase translates to MKRPGLSDLTGRRIFVTGAAGGIGRATAALAADRGAELYLTDLDGDRLDATAARIRARGGTVRYAGAADIADLDAVRAVADEVHAAADGPMDVVMNIAGISAWGTVEHLEHRHWRAMVEVNLMGPVHVIETFVPPMIAGGRGGHLVNVSSAAGLLGLPWHAAYSAGKFGLRGVSEVLRFDLRRHGIGVSLVCPGAVDTPLTETVEIVGVDKESKAFKRLQAGFRRQAESPEAVAGMILKGVARNRYLVHTSGRVRAAHGLQRAAPPLYALAMRAMNSATHRLLRRAVLGPPGRPAPGGDPGPRKDGGAR
- a CDS encoding carboxymuconolactone decarboxylase family protein: MSAPRIAPGGRRDVGAATWLLSRAAGRVAGTRPPALFLVLGRHRRLFRGWLRFAGRLMPRGTLPRRETELVILRVAHLCDCAYEFEHHRRLGRRAGLTPADVARVEAGPGAEGWTEREGALLAAVDALHHDRDLDDALWRRLRTHLDEQGAIELLLLAGHYEMLATTIAALRLAPDPAG
- a CDS encoding family 16 glycoside hydrolase, with protein sequence MSARLYHRVRRRMTTVLAAAFLVGGVWAAPAGADPAPDPDRAPGPQNQPFAELPPQEPGVTLRTYDVQVPLEEICTLKPAQTPNVDKLMPQIDFSTAGDFGFEDNFVSHTTANINVPQDGTYTFRLTSDDGSRLLIDNQVVIDHDGLHGTDPPKDGTVELTAGYHSLFIEHFERGGGQQVTLAWQPPGASGFATVPNSVLSTDAGVVRVTAPGRKECEGYTDSPGDGLPLNSVHPDFTLTDLRPDGFEPQVTAMDWLPDDRLAVTTWGGTDNVTGEVYLLDNVTGDTSPEKVTVKKVAEGLKEPQGIKYVEGDLYVSQKHELTRLKDEDGDEVTDAYETVATWPFSDNFHEFAFGLLYKDGFFYLNLSVAINYGGATTDPQPSENRGTTIKVNRKTGQISYVAGGLRTPNGIGWGPKDDLFVLDNQGGWLPSSKLLHVKQDRFFNHYTNPDGPFDDKPVTQPVLWLPQNEIANSPSTPLYMDKGTFAGQLLFGDVTYGGIQRADLQKVEGEYQGAVFRMTQGLEAGVNRISMGPDGAIYAGGLGAGGNWGQPGKLKHGLQKLTPGGNEAFDIVSMDATETGFEMSYTKPLSQETADALAESYSVTQWRYVPTPEYGGPKVDEEVLPVTSAKLSDDRKKVTLEIPGLKPGHVVHVRSPRPFTAEGGQELWSTEAWYTLNNIPGDEDRVPTAYEAEEARLEGGANLADDHAGHSGRGFVAGYGTKGASTTFDVTTEKGGTYDVGLRYSNGPNPFTGTKTVSMYVNGTKVKQAQLASTGTWQEWTTRTEKVSLRAGGNTIRYVNEGDDTGHVNLDMISVHRSGEPVTLFDGADRSAFQHVDGRTPEWPLLDGEAMEVCCGDIRTKKAYEDFKLHVEFWLPELPPDVTGQDRANSGVYLQERYEVQILDSYGKDPLANDDAAAIYKKKAADVNAAKPPGTWQTYDITFRAARFDADGKKTEDARISVVWNGVKVQDDVAVDGPTGAGKPETPVAGAIRLQDHGNAVRYRNITVQPL
- a CDS encoding dihydrodipicolinate synthase family protein → MTPLRAKDITGVWGTLLLPLDAHDAIDRGRLAGQLDALLDAGLHGIYAHGTAGEFHTLTEDEFDGINELLAERCTAAGVPFQIGASHPVAQTALARVRRARELAPGALQVILPDWLPLADDEAVAFLTRIAEAADPVPLVLYNPPHAKTPVSPTLLGRLLDEVPALVGLKTASGDDDWYAAVRPYAERCSVFVPGHLLATGIARGAHGSYSNVAALAPAGSVRWYESMHADPAAARDVERRLAELFRRHIAPLQVRGLSNPALDKFLAAVGGWADTGVRTRWPATPAPEEAVLPARRDARELVPELFSL
- a CDS encoding FAD/NAD(P)-binding protein, encoding MAVVGAGAAGALTAMQLCETAIRRSTPLELVLIDPASEAGRGVAYATPDPRHRLNVPAGGMSCYPDDPTHFVRWLRAHGEPAAAACDFVSRHRYGAYLADSLGQAVIRAHGTVAVSRLRTKATGCTWTAGGRAALRLADGRTQRADSVVLATGPAPGPRGWAPAALRASDRFVPDPWAPGALDALAGDAHAADDVLLVGTGLTAVDMALSLERSGRRVHAVSRGGELPRPHALTALPPLQADPGLPGLPLAELRAAVRRHVAAAVRAHGDWRPAVDGLRPLTQAMWARLSDDDRADFLARDASRWNVHRHRMPPATAESVQRALAARRLRLHSGQVRDVAEGPDGGLAVTLSGGRTLHVGWVVDCTGPGLRVEECADPLWRGLLADGTATPGPLGIGVATDAGRLRPGHAPAIRAGFPGAAPPPLFTLGAARRGELWETTAVPEIRVQAAEVAAAVLEPLREPVRGRRRPTDLNGLPVSTHAAAAAAYRTGLERLLKVRAGAGTALARAVELDPGFALGHAALALVGHECGADVDVPRALADAQRAARERADERERAFVEVVTRRIAGSGGDEALTRHLAAYPGDALALSVAVPTIAFSGVTDLDGAMARRLVERTTSAYEGHWFHTSLLAFMRQDDGRFDEAGELARRALAVEPAAGHAVHALAHVHYETGAHERGRDWLDGWIGDQGRGATHRAHFSWHVALHELALDDPDAVRRRWFAQLAPGRVNGVRALVDSGSLLWRARMSGCWTGEQPVEGVLAAVEREVVERPATPFTAMHSAVALTAAGDLAALRRLRTHAAGADPVQREVVAPLCEALEAVLEERWPDAVARLESIRPVLRKVGGSAAQREVVEETLLFALVSGGRCEAARRLLETRLDRRDSPADHRRLAALPGLD